A region from the Patescibacteria group bacterium genome encodes:
- a CDS encoding ABC transporter ATP-binding protein produces MDFQKTHELKTENLLTVKNLTIRFSTTSEEFVAVDNASFSLRRGETLALVGESGSGKSLTALAILQLLPGNARMTMHSQIFLAGQKTLNAPIQDLLSLPEVALRKIRGRRVGIIFQEASTALNPVLTIGEQINEVLRRHFKLPRGVRRQRMLTLLAKVGITDPVRCSASYSYELSGGQRQRAMIAMALAGEPDLLIADEPTTALDVTLQAQVLQLLREIQRNTGMGLLFITHDLGIVYQIADQVAVIHAGKIVEQASVATFFKAPQHPYSRRLFAALPSWENRVDKNVFLTAEKANPLLSIHSLKVYFPIKKGIFQRTVDYVKAVQDVSFNVRGAETFALVGESGCGKTTIAKAVSRLVQPMAGQVMFLNQDLVHLQHASLNQLRGDLQMIFQDPYASMDPRMHIGGIIAEGMLARKMASSLAECYPVIRELLQRVGLAPDCIERFPHEFSGGQRQRICIARALAMRPKLIICDEPTSALDVVVQMDILKLLQSLQQELGLSYLLITHNFAVVAYLAHHVAVMHQGRIIEQGGVEQVLFQPKEDYTRQLLAAVPRVGSVI; encoded by the coding sequence GTGGATTTTCAAAAAACCCACGAATTAAAAACAGAAAATTTACTGACCGTAAAAAACTTAACGATTCGTTTTTCTACGACATCAGAAGAATTTGTTGCGGTAGATAATGCCAGTTTTTCTTTGAGGCGTGGTGAAACCTTGGCATTAGTTGGCGAATCTGGCAGTGGTAAATCGTTAACAGCGCTAGCTATTTTGCAACTGCTGCCGGGTAACGCACGAATGACGATGCATAGTCAAATTTTTTTAGCGGGGCAAAAAACATTAAACGCACCAATCCAAGATTTGCTCTCGTTACCGGAAGTGGCATTGCGTAAAATTCGTGGTCGGCGTGTAGGAATTATTTTTCAAGAAGCCAGCACTGCGTTAAATCCAGTACTGACCATTGGTGAGCAGATCAATGAAGTATTGCGTCGTCATTTTAAATTACCGCGTGGTGTACGCCGTCAGCGTATGCTCACCTTGCTGGCGAAAGTAGGTATTACTGATCCTGTGCGTTGTTCTGCATCCTACAGTTATGAACTGTCTGGTGGACAGCGGCAACGTGCCATGATTGCCATGGCATTGGCTGGCGAGCCGGATTTATTAATTGCCGATGAGCCGACCACGGCATTAGATGTGACCTTGCAAGCGCAGGTGCTGCAATTGTTGCGAGAAATACAGCGCAATACGGGTATGGGATTGTTATTTATTACGCATGATCTGGGGATTGTTTACCAGATTGCCGATCAGGTTGCAGTGATTCATGCCGGCAAAATTGTCGAGCAGGCGAGCGTGGCGACTTTTTTTAAAGCACCCCAGCATCCTTATAGTCGACGGTTATTTGCAGCCTTGCCGAGTTGGGAAAATCGTGTAGATAAAAACGTATTTTTGACTGCTGAGAAAGCGAACCCCTTATTATCTATTCATAGTTTAAAAGTTTATTTCCCGATTAAAAAAGGGATTTTTCAGCGAACGGTGGATTATGTGAAGGCAGTGCAGGACGTTAGTTTTAATGTGCGAGGCGCAGAGACTTTTGCTTTAGTGGGAGAATCGGGTTGCGGTAAGACCACGATTGCTAAAGCCGTGTCACGTTTGGTGCAGCCTATGGCGGGGCAAGTGATGTTTCTTAATCAAGATTTAGTGCATTTGCAGCACGCCTCTTTGAATCAATTGCGCGGTGATTTGCAGATGATTTTTCAGGATCCTTATGCTTCGATGGATCCGCGTATGCATATTGGCGGAATCATTGCAGAAGGTATGTTGGCGAGAAAAATGGCTAGCAGTTTGGCTGAATGTTATCCTGTTATTAGAGAATTGTTACAGCGTGTCGGTTTGGCACCTGATTGTATTGAACGTTTTCCACATGAATTTTCCGGTGGGCAGCGCCAGCGAATTTGTATTGCGCGTGCCTTGGCAATGCGTCCTAAGCTGATTATTTGTGATGAACCGACGAGTGCCTTGGATGTGGTGGTGCAGATGGATATTTTAAAATTATTGCAAAGCCTGCAGCAGGAGTTAGGATTATCATATTTGTTGATTACGCATAATTTTGCGGTGGTGGCTTATCTGGCACATCATGTGGCGGTGATGCATCAAGGTAGGATTATTGAACAAGGGGGAGTGGAGCAGGTGTTGTTTCAGCCTAAAGAAGATTATACGCGGCAGTTATTGGCTGCTGTTCCTCGGGTGGGTAGTGTGATTTAA
- a CDS encoding DUF4351 domain-containing protein gives MADEKVTRKGWQQGLQEGLQEGLQEGLQTGFLQGEVALLIRILEHRFHIIPPEYLIRINQAHANTLLLWAERVLDVATLTEVFA, from the coding sequence TTGGCAGACGAGAAGGTTACCAGGAAGGGTTGGCAACAGGGTTTGCAAGAGGGTTTGCAGGAGGGATTGCAGGAAGGATTACAAACAGGATTCTTACAAGGAGAGGTTGCTTTATTAATCCGTATACTAGAACATCGTTTTCACATTATCCCTCCAGAATATTTAATCCGTATTAATCAAGCTCATGCAAATACGCTACTGCTTTGGGCTGAACGTGTACTTGATGTTGCTACTTTAACTGAAGTGTTTGCCTAG
- a CDS encoding cytidine deaminase has product MSDTTQILLNHAKAVIQNAYAPYSHFQVAAVIRTDTEQYFSGCNVENAAYGLTQCAEANAIGTMVAGGERHIQEILILSPTDNLCTPCGACRQLIYEFATEHTMIHLATTQGIQLSAPLREFLPYPFHLTDTSKK; this is encoded by the coding sequence ATGTCTGACACCACCCAAATCCTGCTCAATCATGCCAAAGCGGTGATTCAAAACGCTTATGCCCCTTATAGTCATTTCCAAGTCGCAGCTGTTATCAGAACGGATACAGAGCAGTACTTTAGCGGATGCAATGTGGAAAACGCAGCTTATGGACTTACTCAATGCGCTGAAGCCAATGCCATTGGCACTATGGTTGCTGGCGGTGAACGTCACATTCAGGAAATCCTGATTTTAAGTCCAACAGACAATCTTTGCACTCCCTGCGGTGCTTGCAGACAACTGATTTATGAATTTGCAACAGAGCATACTATGATTCATCTGGCAACAACTCAGGGCATTCAACTGTCTGCCCCGTTACGTGAATTTTTACCTTATCCATTTCATCTGACTGATACCTCGAAAAAATGA
- a CDS encoding enoyl-CoA hydratase/isomerase family protein: MEPEILFTELAGRHGHMGEIILNRPKMLNALTESMCIAMHAKLHEWEQASHIKAIVIRGAGERAFCAGGDIRAVYALREQPELAQQFFWHEYRLNHCIYHLQKPYIALLDGLTMGGGAGLSINGRFRIATEKLTFAMPETGIGFFPDVGGSYFLPRCRDYIGWYLALTGTVITAVDALFAGIVDIRIESKHLSELLQELLAVPWDDADLNATVQQVIKLFALPFSPSELSEYAPIIKQCFSQSSIEAILVALKQYHEPWAHETMQILATRSPLSLKVVMEQLRRGAQLDFDECMRMEYRITQHFLQTADFFEGVRAAVIDKDRKPHWQPGDLAAVTAEQVAGFFTTLKKELNFK, encoded by the coding sequence ATGGAACCAGAAATTTTATTCACCGAACTTGCTGGCCGGCATGGCCATATGGGTGAAATTATTCTTAACCGTCCCAAAATGTTAAATGCATTGACTGAGAGCATGTGCATTGCTATGCATGCGAAGTTGCACGAGTGGGAGCAGGCTAGTCATATTAAAGCCATTGTGATTCGTGGCGCGGGAGAGCGAGCATTTTGTGCCGGTGGTGATATTCGTGCTGTCTACGCGTTGCGGGAGCAACCGGAATTGGCACAGCAATTTTTCTGGCATGAATACCGATTGAATCATTGCATTTATCATTTGCAAAAACCGTATATCGCTTTGCTCGATGGTCTGACGATGGGCGGTGGTGCTGGTTTGTCTATCAATGGCCGCTTTCGTATTGCTACTGAAAAATTAACATTCGCTATGCCGGAAACGGGCATAGGATTTTTTCCTGATGTCGGCGGCAGTTATTTTTTACCACGTTGCCGTGATTACATCGGTTGGTATTTGGCGTTGACTGGAACTGTGATTACTGCTGTGGATGCACTTTTTGCTGGCATAGTTGATATTAGAATTGAAAGCAAGCATCTGTCTGAATTATTGCAAGAGTTGCTTGCTGTGCCATGGGATGACGCTGATCTGAATGCAACTGTACAGCAGGTGATTAAGCTTTTTGCTTTACCATTTAGTCCATCTGAATTATCAGAATATGCCCCGATTATTAAGCAATGTTTCTCGCAATCTTCAATTGAAGCGATACTCGTCGCTCTGAAGCAATATCACGAACCTTGGGCGCATGAAACGATGCAAATTTTGGCTACACGTTCGCCATTGAGTTTAAAAGTCGTGATGGAGCAATTACGTCGTGGTGCGCAATTGGATTTTGATGAGTGTATGCGTATGGAATACCGCATAACTCAACATTTTTTGCAAACAGCGGATTTTTTTGAAGGCGTGCGGGCAGCGGTGATTGATAAAGATCGCAAGCCGCATTGGCAGCCAGGTGATTTGGCTGCGGTGACGGCAGAGCAGGTGGCAGGATTTTTTACAACATTAAAGAAAGAATTGAATTTTAAGTAA
- the gltX gene encoding glutamate--tRNA ligase, whose protein sequence is MTVRTRFAPSPTGYLHIGGARTALYCWLYAHKHQGTFILRIEDTDLERSTPESVTAILDAMSWLNLDYQEGPFYQTQRFDRYHAVIQQLLAEGKAYRCYCTKERLETLRETQLANKEKPRYDGHCRELTSASSNQPFVVRFRNPDDGTVTFDDQVRGLLSFNNRELDDLIISRTDGTPTYNFTVVVDDWDMAITHVIRGDDHINNTPRQINILKALGATVPLYAHVPMILGADGKRLSKRHGAVSVMQYRDEGYLPEALLNYLVRLGWSHGDQEIFSRPEMVELFDLHDINRAPGAFNPEKLLWLNQYYIKTLNPEYVAEHLAWHMEKLGIDVSQGPALSVLVTSQSERCKTLAEIAAKSRFFYQNFENYAPQAAAKNLTSETAPILAALSEQFKNLTTWDKISLHVAVQKVADNLTGSALGKVAQPLRVAVTGDTVSPPIDTTLELLGKTKVLERLDKAATFINKK, encoded by the coding sequence ATGACTGTCCGCACCCGATTCGCCCCCAGCCCTACCGGTTATCTCCATATTGGCGGGGCACGCACCGCCCTATATTGCTGGCTATATGCTCATAAACATCAAGGTACTTTCATTTTACGCATAGAAGACACCGACCTAGAACGCTCTACCCCAGAATCCGTTACGGCCATCCTCGACGCCATGTCCTGGCTAAATCTCGACTACCAAGAAGGTCCATTCTATCAAACCCAACGTTTTGATCGCTATCACGCTGTGATACAACAACTCTTAGCTGAAGGCAAGGCTTACCGTTGCTATTGCACTAAAGAACGCCTGGAAACACTGCGCGAAACCCAGCTCGCCAATAAAGAAAAACCTCGCTACGATGGCCATTGCCGTGAATTGACGTCCGCGTCAAGCAATCAGCCTTTTGTCGTGCGTTTTCGCAATCCTGATGATGGCACTGTCACTTTTGACGATCAGGTACGCGGCTTGCTCAGTTTTAACAATCGTGAACTCGATGACCTAATCATTTCTCGAACTGACGGTACCCCAACTTACAATTTCACAGTAGTGGTCGATGACTGGGATATGGCCATTACTCATGTGATCCGCGGTGACGATCATATCAATAATACGCCCCGACAAATTAACATTCTCAAAGCACTAGGCGCCACTGTGCCATTATATGCGCATGTGCCTATGATTTTGGGCGCTGACGGTAAAAGACTATCTAAACGGCATGGCGCTGTCAGCGTGATGCAGTACCGCGATGAAGGCTATCTGCCAGAAGCACTGCTCAATTACTTAGTACGCCTGGGTTGGTCACACGGTGACCAGGAAATTTTTTCACGCCCAGAAATGGTCGAATTATTTGATCTGCATGATATCAATCGCGCCCCCGGCGCTTTCAATCCAGAAAAACTATTATGGTTAAATCAATATTATATAAAAACGTTGAATCCAGAATACGTAGCAGAACATTTAGCCTGGCATATGGAAAAACTCGGAATTGATGTGTCGCAAGGACCCGCATTAAGTGTCTTAGTCACATCACAGAGCGAGCGTTGCAAAACCCTGGCAGAAATAGCTGCTAAGAGCCGATTTTTTTATCAAAATTTTGAAAATTACGCACCTCAGGCAGCAGCAAAAAATCTCACTTCTGAAACTGCACCAATTCTGGCAGCATTGTCAGAACAATTTAAAAACCTCACTACTTGGGATAAAATTTCTCTACACGTTGCCGTGCAAAAAGTCGCTGATAACTTAACCGGATCAGCGTTGGGTAAAGTCGCACAACCATTACGCGTGGCAGTAACCGGCGACACAGTCTCACCACCGATTGATACCACATTAGAATTACTTGGAAAAACCAAAGTTTTGGAACGACTTGACAAAGCAGCTACATTCATTAATAAAAAATAA
- a CDS encoding ABC transporter permease, whose product MFAYIIRRILYAIPILIGVNLITFILFFMVNSPDDMARFQLGQKYVTPAAIAQWKHANGYDQPLFFNAQAAGVGHLTQTLFFKKSLGLFAFNFGVSQRGRDIGQDIRQRMWPSLALAIPSLFIGLIVNITLALFITFFRGSYLDIWGVGACVLLMSISGLFYIIGGQYLFAKVLKITPISGYLGGLSAIKFLLLPVAVSVIAGIGAGVRWYRTIFLEEIGKDYVRTARAKGLGENVVLFRHVLKNGMIPILTGVVVIIPTLFMGSLIMESFFGIPGLGSYTIDAISQQDFEIVRVMVFLGTLFYVVGLILTDISYTLVDPRVKF is encoded by the coding sequence ATGTTTGCCTACATAATACGTCGCATTTTATATGCCATCCCGATCTTAATCGGTGTGAATTTAATTACCTTTATACTATTTTTTATGGTCAATAGCCCGGATGATATGGCTCGCTTTCAGTTGGGACAAAAATATGTCACACCGGCCGCCATTGCACAATGGAAGCATGCCAATGGCTATGACCAACCTTTGTTTTTTAATGCACAAGCGGCTGGTGTTGGCCACTTGACCCAGACTTTGTTTTTTAAAAAATCATTGGGACTGTTTGCCTTTAATTTTGGTGTATCACAACGTGGTCGTGATATTGGTCAGGATATTCGCCAGCGCATGTGGCCAAGTCTGGCTTTAGCCATTCCCAGTCTATTCATTGGATTGATAGTTAATATCACTCTGGCGTTGTTCATCACATTTTTTCGCGGTAGTTACTTGGATATCTGGGGAGTCGGCGCTTGTGTACTGTTAATGTCTATATCTGGGCTATTTTATATTATTGGCGGGCAGTATCTATTTGCTAAAGTACTAAAAATAACCCCAATTTCTGGCTACTTGGGAGGGCTTTCAGCGATTAAATTTTTGCTACTTCCGGTGGCGGTCAGTGTCATAGCGGGTATAGGCGCAGGTGTACGCTGGTATCGCACGATTTTTTTAGAAGAAATTGGCAAAGATTATGTGCGGACGGCACGTGCTAAAGGCTTGGGAGAAAATGTTGTGTTATTTCGACATGTGCTGAAAAATGGCATGATCCCCATATTAACTGGCGTAGTCGTGATTATTCCAACATTGTTTATGGGTAGTTTAATCATGGAGTCTTTTTTTGGTATTCCAGGGTTAGGGAGTTATACCATTGACGCCATTTCCCAACAGGATTTTGAGATTGTGCGGGTGATGGTATTTTTAGGAACTTTGTTTTATGTGGTGGGATTAATATTGACGGATATTTCTTATACTTTGGTAGACCCGCGGGTGAAGTTTTAA
- a CDS encoding diacylglycerol kinase gives MIKTMLFRFIVKDIKRTWLAVQYSFAGFRSVWQAQWAFRWELLLCVIGMPMAFCFGKTAINKAVLIAVLILLLIVEILNSALETVVDRIGFEHHTLSGRAKDLGSAAVFLAAVNVVVVWLIVLI, from the coding sequence ATGATTAAGACCATGCTATTTAGATTTATTGTTAAGGATATTAAACGCACGTGGCTGGCCGTTCAGTACTCATTTGCTGGGTTCCGGTCAGTTTGGCAAGCGCAGTGGGCATTTCGCTGGGAATTGTTGTTATGCGTTATTGGTATGCCAATGGCATTCTGTTTTGGTAAAACAGCAATAAATAAGGCGGTATTAATCGCGGTATTGATTCTGTTATTGATTGTAGAAATTCTGAATTCAGCGCTGGAAACGGTGGTAGATCGGATTGGCTTTGAGCATCACACATTATCAGGACGTGCTAAGGATTTGGGATCGGCAGCAGTATTTTTAGCGGCGGTGAATGTTGTAGTCGTCTGGTTGATTGTTCTAATATAA
- a CDS encoding ABC transporter permease: protein MHFQLALLWTDILIYILALACMLFGIFAWRNPLLRESWRIVLQRPLAMVALVVLIAYSLIGLLDSVHFHPALPVVSLGQVFYSSRVESLFDVLISPLGQREEQTYTAPFAIAAVHPSGYLIKALFAAVLKALVIWVLLAQFFVLCSAVGAKQKVSKQFVLMLRGKTVIAWRSIFITMALVLLVVFISLALSTIYHVMGTDKVGQDVFYQTLKSIRTGLLIGTLTTLFMLPFSIFFGTIAGYFGGWIDDAVQYIYITLSSIPGVLLITAAILSLQIFIKDHPSLFPNLAVRADARLLILCAILGVTSWTDLCRLLRGETLKLRQIDFSQAAVVMGVSHYKIILKHILPNVMHIILITVVLNFSALVLAEAVLSYVGVGVDPSTISWGNMINSARLELAREPVVWWPLCAAFIFMFMLVFCANIFADAVRDAFDPRLRGVLKRSISLRI from the coding sequence ATGCATTTCCAACTTGCACTTTTATGGACTGACATACTTATTTATATCCTGGCGTTAGCTTGCATGTTGTTTGGTATTTTCGCTTGGCGAAATCCTTTGCTGCGTGAATCCTGGCGGATTGTATTGCAGAGGCCTTTGGCCATGGTGGCGCTGGTGGTTTTAATCGCCTATAGCCTAATTGGGTTATTGGATTCTGTGCACTTTCATCCAGCATTGCCGGTGGTATCTCTTGGTCAGGTCTTTTATTCCAGTCGTGTAGAAAGTCTATTCGACGTGTTAATCAGTCCGTTGGGTCAGCGAGAGGAGCAAACTTATACTGCGCCATTTGCCATTGCTGCGGTGCATCCGTCTGGGTATTTGATTAAGGCATTGTTTGCAGCTGTTTTAAAGGCACTGGTCATTTGGGTGTTGTTGGCGCAATTTTTCGTACTGTGCTCAGCAGTAGGTGCAAAGCAAAAAGTCAGCAAACAATTCGTTTTGATGTTACGTGGTAAGACAGTTATCGCCTGGCGGAGTATTTTTATCACAATGGCACTGGTGCTGTTGGTGGTATTTATTAGTTTAGCATTATCTACGATCTATCATGTCATGGGTACAGACAAAGTAGGGCAGGATGTTTTTTATCAAACACTGAAAAGTATTCGTACGGGTTTATTGATAGGGACATTGACAACATTATTTATGCTGCCGTTTTCTATTTTTTTTGGCACGATAGCGGGCTATTTCGGCGGTTGGATTGATGATGCGGTGCAGTATATTTATATTACGTTAAGTTCCATTCCCGGAGTGTTGTTGATTACTGCGGCGATACTATCATTGCAGATTTTTATTAAAGATCATCCGAGCTTATTTCCTAATTTGGCGGTGCGTGCGGATGCACGCTTGCTGATTTTGTGCGCTATTTTGGGTGTTACCAGCTGGACAGATCTCTGTCGGTTGTTACGTGGTGAAACCTTAAAATTGCGGCAAATAGATTTTTCGCAAGCGGCGGTGGTGATGGGAGTGTCGCATTATAAAATTATTCTCAAACATATTCTGCCGAACGTGATGCATATCATTTTAATTACCGTGGTTTTGAATTTTAGTGCATTGGTGCTGGCTGAGGCGGTTTTATCTTATGTTGGCGTGGGTGTAGATCCATCGACGATCAGTTGGGGTAATATGATTAATAGTGCGCGTTTGGAGTTGGCGCGCGAGCCGGTGGTGTGGTGGCCGTTGTGTGCAGCGTTTATTTTTATGTTTATGCTGGTGTTTTGTGCGAATATTTTTGCAGATGCGGTGCGGGATGCGTTTGATCCGAGATTGCGTGGTGTTTTAAAAAGAAGTATCAGCTTGAGGATTTAA
- a CDS encoding IS30 family transposase — MGKYTQLSVTDRRRIYVYLEMGMPVSEICQKVGKHRSTVYRELNRNREPEGYFPVLAEEKRQERRKRSYLKKLQRNGILRDYVIKGLKKGWSPEQIAGRMKHQQLSFNVCHETIYQFIYASKEKELYHYLAYKKPKRRKRYGRKKQPCRYGKIRLITQRPEDIITRKRFGHWEGDTIAFSGTRERAVTTLVERKSRLVYLIKNDRKYSRGVMDKIKGKFEILPKKMCKTITFDQGSEFADYRHLEREIKCKVYYCEAHSPWQKGSNENMNGRLRWYLPRSTDIANTTQEELDQLASKMNHCPRKCIGYKTPYEMFIQQYKNDCRIWS; from the coding sequence ATGGGGAAGTATACTCAATTATCAGTTACAGATCGACGTCGTATATACGTATATCTAGAAATGGGTATGCCTGTATCAGAAATCTGTCAAAAAGTAGGAAAACATAGGTCAACTGTTTACCGAGAACTAAATCGCAACCGAGAGCCAGAAGGCTATTTTCCAGTATTGGCTGAGGAAAAAAGACAAGAAAGGCGAAAGCGAAGTTATCTAAAGAAATTACAAAGGAATGGGATTTTACGAGATTATGTCATTAAGGGTTTGAAGAAAGGCTGGAGCCCAGAACAAATTGCAGGACGAATGAAGCATCAACAGCTAAGTTTCAATGTATGCCATGAAACGATTTATCAATTTATTTATGCTTCCAAAGAAAAAGAGCTATATCATTATTTAGCCTATAAAAAACCGAAGAGACGGAAGCGTTATGGTAGGAAAAAGCAGCCTTGCCGCTATGGAAAGATTAGATTAATTACGCAAAGGCCAGAGGATATAATAACAAGAAAACGCTTTGGTCATTGGGAAGGGGATACGATTGCATTTAGCGGCACAAGAGAAAGAGCAGTCACTACGCTAGTAGAACGCAAATCCAGACTGGTCTATCTGATAAAGAATGATCGCAAATATTCTCGTGGCGTTATGGATAAGATAAAAGGAAAATTTGAGATACTGCCCAAAAAGATGTGTAAAACGATTACGTTTGATCAAGGTAGTGAATTTGCGGATTACCGGCATCTTGAACGAGAAATTAAATGCAAAGTGTATTACTGTGAAGCTCATTCTCCTTGGCAAAAAGGAAGCAATGAAAATATGAATGGTCGTTTGAGATGGTATTTACCTAGGTCAACAGATATTGCCAATACTACCCAGGAGGAGCTAGATCAATTAGCCAGTAAAATGAACCATTGCCCTAGAAAATGTATTGGCTATAAAACGCCATATGAGATGTTTATACAGCAATATAAAAATGATTGTCGCATTTGGAGCTAG
- a CDS encoding ABC transporter substrate-binding protein: protein MLLLSGCRDQVWNNPHPLKEYGENVRFGSFDAPPKTLDPAQSYSVDEQMFIAQVYEPPLQYHYLKRPYTLIPLTARSMPVVRYWDTNHQPLPSNALPQQVAFTTYDITIQPGVFYQPHPAFAKDAQGNYRYHHLSEHQLRGISQLGDFPYSGTRELTADDYVYEIKRLALPDVNSPILGLMSGHILGLTDYAATLRAAYDKQRAEKVMAPWLDLRNYPLAGAQVLDKYTYRITLIGQYRQFIYWLALSFFAPVPWEADYFYSQPGMARRNINFSWYPIGTGAYMLTENNPNKQMVLERNPNFHAEYYPTEGEPGDKAAGYLTDAGKRLPFVDKYVFSLEKEPTPRWNKFLQGYYDQSAIGSDNFGEAIAMDAYDKPRLTSQLLNKGIQLRTSVEPSSFYYAFNMLDDTVGGYSKRAKKLRLAISIALNEEELISIFLNGRGIAAQGPIPPGIFGYISGAAGINPYVYDEVNGEPVRKSLETAKKLLAEAGYPNGRDAQTGKPLILRYDTTSTSPVDKDQFDWMRKQFARLGLELNIEAIDYNRFQDKVRGGDVQFFPFGWIADYPDPENFLFLLYGPNSIVKNNGVNNANYANPQFDALFNQMKGLENTPQRLEIIQNMVGIAQADSPWVWGVFPKTYILSQAWIAPIKPNPVANNILKYQRVDPALRVKLIVSWNRPVVWPFLLLVLVVLALVLPVGIGYWRKIHRPVKLLP, encoded by the coding sequence ATGCTGCTGCTATCTGGTTGCAGGGATCAAGTATGGAATAATCCTCACCCCCTTAAGGAATATGGCGAAAATGTGCGTTTTGGTTCTTTTGACGCGCCTCCAAAAACCTTAGATCCCGCACAATCCTACTCTGTAGATGAACAGATGTTTATTGCTCAGGTTTATGAGCCACCGCTGCAATACCATTATTTGAAGCGTCCCTACACTTTGATTCCACTTACGGCACGCAGCATGCCGGTAGTGCGTTATTGGGACACCAATCATCAGCCTTTGCCGTCAAATGCGTTGCCTCAGCAGGTTGCTTTTACTACTTACGATATCACAATCCAGCCAGGGGTGTTTTATCAGCCGCATCCGGCTTTTGCCAAGGATGCTCAGGGCAACTATCGTTACCACCATCTGAGTGAGCATCAATTACGTGGCATCTCGCAACTCGGCGATTTTCCTTATAGCGGAACCCGCGAATTAACAGCGGATGACTATGTTTACGAAATAAAGCGCCTAGCATTGCCGGATGTAAATTCGCCAATTTTGGGATTGATGTCCGGGCATATTCTGGGTCTTACTGATTATGCTGCTACATTGCGTGCCGCCTATGATAAACAGCGAGCAGAAAAAGTGATGGCACCTTGGCTGGATTTAAGAAACTATCCGTTGGCTGGGGCGCAAGTACTGGATAAATATACTTACCGTATCACGCTCATAGGCCAGTACCGGCAGTTTATCTATTGGTTAGCTTTGTCCTTTTTTGCACCTGTGCCATGGGAAGCGGATTATTTTTATTCTCAACCGGGGATGGCGAGAAGGAATATTAATTTTAGTTGGTACCCCATTGGTACCGGCGCTTATATGTTGACCGAAAATAACCCGAATAAACAGATGGTGCTGGAACGCAACCCCAATTTTCATGCGGAATACTATCCAACCGAAGGGGAACCTGGCGATAAGGCAGCTGGATATTTAACCGATGCAGGGAAGCGGTTGCCCTTTGTGGATAAATATGTTTTTAGTTTGGAGAAAGAACCGACACCGCGTTGGAATAAATTTTTGCAGGGCTATTACGATCAGTCGGCTATCGGTTCTGATAATTTCGGCGAAGCTATCGCGATGGATGCATATGACAAGCCGCGGCTTACTTCTCAATTGTTAAATAAAGGTATTCAGCTACGCACCAGTGTGGAGCCTAGTAGTTTTTATTATGCTTTTAATATGCTAGATGATACGGTGGGTGGCTATAGTAAGCGGGCGAAAAAATTACGTCTGGCTATTTCTATTGCCTTAAATGAAGAAGAGTTAATTAGTATTTTTCTAAATGGCCGGGGAATTGCTGCCCAGGGTCCTATTCCTCCGGGTATTTTTGGTTACATCAGTGGTGCCGCTGGGATTAATCCTTATGTCTATGATGAGGTCAATGGCGAGCCGGTGCGTAAGTCTCTTGAAACTGCGAAAAAATTATTGGCAGAAGCCGGATATCCCAATGGTCGAGATGCACAAACCGGAAAGCCGCTGATTTTGCGTTATGACACAACCTCAACTTCGCCGGTCGATAAAGATCAGTTTGACTGGATGCGCAAGCAATTCGCGCGTTTAGGCTTAGAATTGAATATTGAAGCAATAGATTATAACCGCTTTCAGGATAAAGTGCGGGGCGGTGATGTGCAGTTCTTTCCTTTTGGCTGGATAGCCGATTACCCTGACCCGGAAAATTTCTTATTTTTGCTGTATGGTCCAAACAGCATAGTCAAGAATAATGGCGTCAATAATGCGAATTATGCCAATCCGCAGTTTGATGCGTTATTTAACCAAATGAAAGGCCTGGAAAATACGCCTCAGCGTTTAGAGATTATTCAAAATATGGTGGGCATAGCGCAGGCAGATAGTCCCTGGGTGTGGGGAGTTTTTCCTAAGACTTATATTTTATCACAGGCTTGGATAGCACCGATTAAACCTAATCCGGTGGCGAATAATATTTTAAAATATCAGCGTGTGGATCCGGCATTGCGAGTTAAATTGATTGTCAGTTGGAATAGGCCTGTTGTTTGGCCGTTTCTGTTGTTGGTGTTGGTAGTTTTGGCATTAGTGTTGCCGGTAGGTATTGGCTATTGGCGTAAGATACACAGGCCGGTTAAGTTGTTACCCTAA